AGACTGGTCTTAACAACGGTGGTGGATCAGATCTCAGTAATACCTCGCTTCATACTGAGATGCAGAGAAATGGCGTTCCTTCTAATAACTCATACAGGAAAGGATCTTCTAATAATGGAGTTAATGGTGGGGTTGGCCTACTTTCCCCGTATCAGCACTTGGACAGCCCAAATTCATCATTCTCAAATTATGGGATCAGTGGCTATCCTATGAGTCCAATTTCAGGCCAGCTAGGAAGCTCTAGCTATCCTCCTCTGTTTGAGAATGCTGCAGCGGCAGCTGCTGCTGCTATGGCTGTACCAGGATTAGACTCTAGGATTCTAGGAGCATCAAATCTTAATGCTGCAACCACTGAGCAGAACCTTGGTAGAATGGGGAATCAAATGGCAGGGAGTGCGCTGCAAGCACCTTTTGTTGACCCTTTGTATCTGCAATACTTGAGAACAGCTGAATATGCTGCAGCACAAGCTGGAGCTCTTAATGATGCCTCTTTGGATAGGAACTACATGGGTAATTCCTACATAGACCTTCTCCAAAACGCTTATCTTGGAAATCTGGTATCTCCACAGAAATCACAGTATGGGGCCTCATTAGGTGGCAAGAACAGTGGTTCTAGTCCTCATGGCTATTATGGAAATACGGCATTTGGGATTGGATTATCATATCCTGGAAGTCCCCTGGCAAACCCCATGATCCCGAATTCTCCCGGAGGACCTGGGAGCCCTATGAGGCATGGTGAGTTCAACATGAGATTTTCTGGTGGGATGAGGAATGTTGCTGGGGGTATAATGAATCCATGGCACTTGGACAACATGGACGCTAGGTTTGCTTCGTCTCTACTGGAGGAGTTTAAGAGCAACAAATCCAAATGCTTTGAACTTTCTGAGATTGTTGGTCACGTTGTTGAGTTCAGGTACAAGTTTTTTATTGAATAGCCTTGAATCCTTATTTTCGTTCATGTCTGATTTTCAATGTTCCAATCTACATGAACATGTATAGTGCGGATCAATATGGGAGCCGGTTCATCCAGCAAAAGCTTGAAACTGCCACAACAGAAGAAAAAAACATGGTTTTCCAGGAAATTTTTCCTGAATCTCTTGCATTGATGACTGATGTGTTCGGTAATTATGTGATCCAAAAGGTACCCAGTGCATGGTTATTCATTCAGTCGATCGTTTTTTTTCTATTGTACTCATCACAGCTAGTGCTTAGACTTTGTGAATCCAGCTTCTCTGCTAATATTACTGTCTTTCCAGTTTTTCGAGCATGGAATGGCATCCCAAAGAAGAGAACTGGCTTGCAAGCTTTTTGGACATGTTCTTACTTTGAGCCTTCAAATGTATGGTTGTCGTGTGATACAGAAGGTCAATCTGAATTCTCAGTCTTTAACAGCTATTACTCCTGAAAATCTATATCTATGTTATTATGTGGTTAATTCATAAACTCCAGTAAATGACATGGAAGTACTAAGCAGTTCTGCATCATTTACATCTAATTCTTCGTTTCTTTGCTGTATATTTTTTGTAAGTGTGTCACAGCTAATTGAAATGTAATGTTGTCTGATTATTTAGGCAATTGAGGTCGTCGATGTGGATCAGAAGATAAAGATGGTTGGAGAGCTAGATGGGAATGTGATGCGATGTGTACGAGATCAAAATGGAAATCATGTGATTCAGAAATGCATCGAGTGTGTTCCGGACGAGAATATTCAGTTCATCGTGTCTACATTTTTTGACCAAGTTGTGACTCTTGCAACACATCCGTATGGATGTCGAGTGATACAGGTTAGATTATTGTGGcatgtttgaaatttttatgctTTTACCGAAGTAAGGAGCTTAAATGTGCATATTGAGATTAACATTTTATTTGGCAGCGTGTTCTGGAGCATTGCAAGGACGAAAATACCCAAAAATTAGTGATGGAAGAGATTCTGGGATCTGTAAGCATGTTGGCACAGGATCAGTATGGGAATTATGTTGTTCAGGTTCATAAATCCTTTAAGAATTCTGCAATTCATGTGAATTTTCAGAGAGTTTAACATAAatttttgtgttcttattttgcATGTATCTGTTTTTGTGTCTGAACTAGTTATGCGTATTAGTGTTCCATTTTTTCACCTTTATCTTCCATCCTAAACGACGACAGGCAAAAATAATGTTTGAATGAACAAGAACTAAAAAATCAGTCGAAATTTATATCTAGTGAGCGGGATTGGCAATCTATTAGCTTATATTCATGCTCTGATATTGCACACTCGCTGCTCCGGATACATGTCTTTGCTCCGTTTTTCCCACAGTTCACAAATTAGATTTTGTATCTTTTTAATAGCATGTGCTGGAGCATGGAAAACCAGACGAGCGATCGGCCATAATTCAGGAACTAGCGGGAAATATAGTTCAAATGAGCCAACAGAAGTTTGCATCAAATGTTGTCGAGAAATGCTTGACTTTTGGAGATCAAAATGAACGCCAACTCTTGGTGAACGAGATGCTGGGAACAACAGATGAAAATGAGCCTCTTCAGGTACAAGTTTTAGTTTCTCCGAATTTGATTTCAGATTGTCAACCATTCCTTTTTGAGAGTATTTCTCACTTTCCGTCAAGATTTTATTGGCAATTATGTTGAAGGGGTTTGAGAATGTATTTTGTTGTAGTTCCTTGGTTTGGGAACCGAGGAAAATAAAGTCGTTTGTAGTTTTAATTAGTTGACAATTTGTTTTGTCTTGGATAAATATGTACTCCTTAGCGTACCAAATATTTGGCAAGTGTTTTAGTGTAGTTTATATCCCTTCTATAGAAGTGAGTTGTCCTGCAAATACAAATTTGATTGGTATATGAATAACACACTTAAGAGTAGACTGTATTAAGTACAAGTAAAAATCTCCTCAGACTGTGAAGATTGTCAAAGTCTTTGATGAGCTGAGAGTGGCtgataaacatgcttgcaaaaTTCACTCGTTTCTCTTTCTTTCCTCCACTTGCCAC
This window of the Primulina tabacum isolate GXHZ01 chromosome 4, ASM2559414v2, whole genome shotgun sequence genome carries:
- the LOC142543091 gene encoding pumilio homolog 1-like; the encoded protein is MLSDMGRRPKLGNNESSFGDDLEKELGLLLREQRRQEMDDRESELNLYRSGSAPPTVEGSMSAVGGLFNHDVGGGGPSSFADFARSKDGNGCMSDEELRSDPAYLSYYYSNVNLNPRLPPPMMSKEDWRFAQKLQGGNSTIGDRRKVNSRNDSGSGGRSLFSNPPGFNSKKLEDADEKDKLQSTVEWGGDGLIGLPGLGLGNKQKSLVEMFQDDLTRATPVSGHLSRPSSRNAFDENTVEAELTLLRRDLTSSEPTRSNLNIQGSSAAQHAGPPASYSYAAALGASLSRSSTPDPQRITRAPSPCLTPIGGGRVSNSEKRNISSPNSFNGVSSHTNESTDLVTALSGMNLSNGVIDEENNLSSRMDEVVADHKNYPFNLQVGPNSMNQHAYAKKPETGQFNTSAVHQLGKMINFETGLNNGGGSDLSNTSLHTEMQRNGVPSNNSYRKGSSNNGVNGGVGLLSPYQHLDSPNSSFSNYGISGYPMSPISGQLGSSSYPPLFENAAAAAAAAMAVPGLDSRILGASNLNAATTEQNLGRMGNQMAGSALQAPFVDPLYLQYLRTAEYAAAQAGALNDASLDRNYMGNSYIDLLQNAYLGNLVSPQKSQYGASLGGKNSGSSPHGYYGNTAFGIGLSYPGSPLANPMIPNSPGGPGSPMRHGEFNMRFSGGMRNVAGGIMNPWHLDNMDARFASSLLEEFKSNKSKCFELSEIVGHVVEFSADQYGSRFIQQKLETATTEEKNMVFQEIFPESLALMTDVFGNYVIQKFFEHGMASQRRELACKLFGHVLTLSLQMYGCRVIQKAIEVVDVDQKIKMVGELDGNVMRCVRDQNGNHVIQKCIECVPDENIQFIVSTFFDQVVTLATHPYGCRVIQRVLEHCKDENTQKLVMEEILGSVSMLAQDQYGNYVVQHVLEHGKPDERSAIIQELAGNIVQMSQQKFASNVVEKCLTFGDQNERQLLVNEMLGTTDENEPLQAMMKDQFANYVVQKVLETCSDQEREHIMSRIRVHLNALKKYTYGKHIVARVEKLVAAGERRIAAQSSYLA